A genome region from Alicyclobacillus acidocaldarius subsp. acidocaldarius DSM 446 includes the following:
- a CDS encoding MFS transporter, translating into MADRKVADNPLARLERIPIWPHGAGLLIVLGLGYFFAFFDITNISYGIPVITKQFHVSSGLASTAVSTSLVGYIVGAVIVSVVSDYFGRRVALITGIVLYTAGSLATAFSPSVGWLIGWRLVVGMGIGTMIAQVSTYMGEISPAVLRGRFTGLANLFAFSGLAAVPFVSMWLVPHYAWGWRALLFIGALGGLTMLFLTRSLIESPRWLMIHGRYEEAKRLVDEIERRAIAKMGTSELPPLIDVPWEEEARGFPITTLLKPPYLWRMIILLLYWFLWYVGDYAYLGMAPTVLVQSGFGLGNSIGFSAISGVGFVVGALYVLFFGDKIERKYSLIASGVIGSVAVILAGWMPSSVMVVIAGFFFTTTIAMLSILGYIITAEHFPTRARSSGLAICDGIGHLGGAIAPAVTLSAFNTFKITGAFSLMGVMTLVSLIFIAMTTRATRKSLESVNDALTQRTSVTM; encoded by the coding sequence ATGGCGGATCGCAAAGTCGCAGACAACCCGCTCGCGAGGTTGGAGCGCATTCCGATCTGGCCTCACGGGGCCGGCCTACTCATCGTGTTGGGGCTCGGCTATTTCTTCGCATTTTTCGATATCACCAACATCTCCTATGGCATTCCCGTGATCACGAAGCAATTTCACGTTTCCTCTGGGCTCGCGTCGACGGCTGTCTCCACGAGCCTTGTGGGCTACATCGTAGGCGCTGTGATCGTCAGCGTGGTGAGTGACTATTTCGGCCGTAGAGTCGCACTCATCACGGGCATCGTATTGTACACAGCTGGTTCGCTTGCCACGGCGTTCAGTCCCTCGGTCGGTTGGCTCATCGGATGGCGCCTGGTGGTCGGCATGGGCATTGGAACGATGATCGCGCAGGTTTCCACCTACATGGGGGAAATCTCGCCCGCCGTGCTCAGGGGGCGTTTCACCGGGCTCGCCAATTTGTTCGCCTTCTCCGGCCTTGCGGCGGTTCCGTTTGTCTCCATGTGGCTGGTTCCGCACTATGCGTGGGGGTGGCGAGCGCTGCTGTTCATCGGTGCGCTCGGCGGCCTGACGATGCTGTTTTTGACGCGCAGCCTGATCGAGTCGCCTCGGTGGCTGATGATCCACGGCCGCTACGAGGAAGCCAAGCGCCTGGTCGACGAGATCGAGCGGCGCGCCATTGCCAAGATGGGCACGTCGGAACTTCCTCCGCTCATCGATGTTCCTTGGGAGGAAGAGGCGCGCGGTTTTCCTATCACGACGCTTCTCAAGCCTCCGTATCTGTGGCGCATGATCATCCTTCTCCTGTACTGGTTTTTGTGGTATGTGGGCGACTACGCCTACCTGGGTATGGCGCCGACCGTTTTGGTTCAGTCGGGATTTGGGCTCGGAAATAGCATCGGTTTCTCCGCAATATCGGGCGTCGGGTTCGTGGTTGGGGCACTCTACGTTCTGTTCTTCGGTGACAAAATTGAACGCAAGTATTCTCTCATTGCGAGCGGAGTCATTGGGTCTGTCGCGGTCATCCTTGCCGGGTGGATGCCCTCGTCGGTCATGGTCGTGATCGCCGGATTCTTCTTCACGACGACCATCGCCATGTTGTCGATTTTGGGTTACATTATCACTGCAGAGCATTTTCCGACGCGGGCGCGGAGCTCGGGCCTGGCCATCTGTGACGGCATCGGCCACTTGGGAGGCGCAATTGCCCCTGCCGTGACGTTAAGCGCTTTCAATACATTCAAAATCACCGGCGCCTTCTCGCTCATGGGTGTCATGACGCTTGTGTCGCTCATTTTCATCGCGATGACCACGCGCGCGACGAGAAAGAGCCTCGAATCGGTGAATGACGCGCTCACGCAGCGCACATCGGTCACGATGTAG
- a CDS encoding acyl-CoA synthetase translates to MDDLWTVDGDDLRKLPYGAMYAKFRWPTPDRLNIAEWACRRHARVCPDAPAIWYDVDGGSAEMWTFGHLWRTTSRLAWALLRGLGVPTGGRVAILLPQSPQLAAAHLASYAIGAIAVPLFTLFGTDALRYRLQDSGATVVVTDSEQANRIMDIRADLPDLEHVIVTDARVPGTQFWDDVLALASSAEYHPMDASPDDPAVLIYTSGTTGSAKGALHGHRILLGHLPGVSLPHDFAPQPGDVFWTPADWAWIGGLYDVLLPALCWGVPVVAHRIRKFDPERAFALMERWRVRNAFMPPTSLKMMRHITDPRSRWHLHLRTLATGGEPLGAELLSWAREALGLSIHEFYGQTECNLVVANCSACFQPKPGSMGRPVPGHDVAVIDENGHVVSPGVIGEIAVRRPHPVMFIGYWNRPEETAAKFVGDWLKTGDLGRMDEEGYLWFVGRADDVITSAGYRIGPVEIEEAALQHSAVVMAAAVGTPDPVRGEVVKLFVKLREGVPANECLTAELQNWVKERVGAHSYPREIEFVDELPLTPSGKVRRRALREREYAQKGVPLPGKRG, encoded by the coding sequence ATGGACGACCTTTGGACGGTGGATGGGGACGATCTGCGGAAGTTGCCCTACGGGGCGATGTATGCCAAGTTTCGGTGGCCCACGCCGGATCGGCTGAATATCGCCGAGTGGGCGTGTCGCAGGCATGCGCGGGTGTGCCCGGATGCGCCCGCTATTTGGTATGACGTCGACGGTGGGTCGGCGGAAATGTGGACCTTCGGCCATCTGTGGCGCACCACAAGCAGGTTGGCCTGGGCTCTTCTGAGAGGCCTTGGGGTTCCAACCGGGGGACGGGTGGCCATCCTTCTCCCGCAGTCTCCCCAGCTCGCGGCGGCCCACCTCGCCTCGTACGCTATCGGGGCGATCGCGGTACCCCTGTTCACGCTGTTCGGAACGGACGCGCTTCGCTACCGGCTCCAGGATAGCGGCGCCACAGTCGTGGTCACGGACAGCGAACAGGCGAATCGGATCATGGATATCAGGGCCGATCTTCCAGACCTCGAGCACGTCATCGTCACAGACGCCCGCGTTCCAGGCACGCAGTTTTGGGATGATGTCCTCGCCCTCGCGTCGTCTGCTGAATACCACCCGATGGACGCTTCGCCCGACGATCCGGCTGTCCTCATCTACACCTCCGGCACAACCGGGTCCGCGAAGGGGGCGCTTCACGGCCATCGCATCCTGCTCGGCCACCTGCCTGGCGTCAGTCTTCCGCACGATTTCGCGCCGCAGCCGGGTGACGTCTTCTGGACGCCCGCGGATTGGGCATGGATTGGCGGGCTGTACGACGTGTTGCTGCCAGCCCTGTGCTGGGGTGTCCCGGTGGTGGCGCATCGCATACGCAAGTTCGATCCCGAACGTGCCTTCGCCCTAATGGAGCGGTGGCGCGTTCGCAACGCCTTCATGCCTCCCACGTCCCTCAAGATGATGCGCCATATCACCGACCCCAGAAGCCGATGGCATCTACACCTGCGCACGTTGGCGACGGGCGGCGAACCGCTCGGCGCGGAACTTCTCTCGTGGGCTCGCGAGGCGTTAGGCCTCTCGATTCACGAGTTCTACGGCCAGACGGAGTGCAATCTGGTTGTCGCCAACTGCAGCGCATGTTTCCAGCCGAAGCCGGGTTCCATGGGACGACCGGTGCCAGGCCACGATGTGGCCGTGATCGACGAAAACGGCCACGTGGTATCTCCTGGCGTGATCGGCGAGATCGCCGTTCGCCGTCCGCATCCGGTGATGTTCATCGGCTATTGGAACCGCCCTGAGGAGACCGCCGCGAAGTTCGTCGGGGACTGGCTGAAGACGGGCGATCTCGGCCGCATGGACGAGGAAGGCTATCTGTGGTTCGTGGGGCGCGCGGACGACGTCATCACGTCGGCGGGCTACCGGATCGGCCCGGTGGAGATCGAGGAGGCGGCGCTTCAACATTCGGCCGTGGTCATGGCGGCGGCCGTTGGCACGCCCGATCCTGTTCGCGGCGAGGTGGTGAAGCTCTTTGTGAAACTCCGTGAGGGCGTGCCCGCGAACGAGTGCCTCACCGCGGAGCTTCAGAACTGGGTCAAGGAGCGGGTGGGCGCGCACAGCTATCCGCGGGAGATCGAGTTCGTCGACGAACTTCCCCTCACGCCGTCGGGCAAGGTGCGCCGGCGAGCGCTGCGCGAACGGGAATACGCGCAAAAGGGCGTCCCGCTGCCCGGTAAGCGCGGCTGA
- a CDS encoding sigma-54 interaction domain-containing protein: MHELAASGDVLRLILDSMYEGIVLVDAKGHIVEINQAYLKLLNMERDRVIGRHVTEVIENTRLHRVVETGIPERGQLQRIRQHDMVVHRIPIWQGGKVVGAIGVLIFESIRDLYEIIERLQEHAPQVPSARPETEQGSEAHQVRWAYRIDDFLGQSRAVLDLRRMARKAAQTPVTVLITGESGTGKEVLAQGIHFESNRANGPFISVNCAAIPDSLLEAELFGYDEGAFTGAKRGGKPGQIELAHMGTLFLDEIGDMPLSMQAKLLRVLEDRQVQRVGGTVKREVNLRLISATNRDLERMVEEGRFREDLYYRLNIIRLHIPPLRERKEDIPLLLAHYLDMTCERLGKPRMHLSSEVVERLLAYDWPGNVRELVHMVEVLVSLCDSAYVRLDDFPPHLHKLLQERSSRSPAITPSRSPACDAVPGPAVGSPGAGARERMMQVERELIEAALRESGGNKSLAAKRLGVHRSTLYDKIKKLGIL, translated from the coding sequence ATGCACGAACTGGCGGCATCGGGCGACGTCCTGCGCCTCATCCTTGACTCGATGTACGAGGGGATCGTGCTCGTCGACGCGAAGGGCCACATTGTGGAAATCAACCAGGCGTATCTCAAACTGTTGAATATGGAACGAGACAGGGTGATCGGCCGTCACGTGACGGAGGTCATCGAGAACACGAGGTTGCATCGGGTCGTCGAGACCGGCATCCCGGAGCGAGGACAACTGCAGCGGATTCGTCAGCACGACATGGTAGTGCACCGCATCCCGATCTGGCAAGGCGGCAAGGTCGTCGGCGCGATCGGCGTCCTCATCTTTGAAAGCATCCGGGATCTCTACGAGATCATCGAAAGGCTGCAGGAACACGCGCCCCAGGTACCTTCGGCGCGCCCGGAGACCGAGCAAGGATCGGAAGCTCACCAGGTGAGGTGGGCCTATCGGATCGACGATTTTCTTGGGCAAAGTCGGGCCGTCTTGGACCTCCGCAGGATGGCGCGAAAGGCGGCCCAGACGCCCGTGACTGTGCTCATCACCGGGGAGAGCGGGACCGGCAAAGAGGTGTTGGCGCAAGGCATTCATTTTGAAAGCAACAGGGCGAATGGGCCGTTTATCAGTGTCAATTGCGCAGCCATTCCCGACAGCCTTCTGGAAGCGGAGCTTTTCGGCTACGATGAGGGCGCGTTCACCGGGGCCAAGCGGGGTGGCAAGCCTGGTCAGATCGAGCTCGCGCACATGGGAACGCTGTTTTTGGATGAGATCGGCGACATGCCACTATCGATGCAGGCCAAGCTTCTGCGAGTTTTGGAAGACCGGCAGGTGCAGCGAGTTGGGGGAACCGTCAAGCGTGAGGTCAACCTGCGCTTGATCTCGGCCACCAATCGCGATCTCGAGCGAATGGTGGAGGAGGGGCGGTTTCGCGAGGATCTGTACTATCGGCTGAACATCATCCGGCTGCACATCCCGCCTCTCAGGGAGCGGAAGGAGGACATTCCGCTCCTTCTTGCGCACTATCTGGACATGACCTGTGAACGGCTGGGCAAACCCCGCATGCACCTGTCGTCCGAGGTGGTGGAACGGCTTCTTGCCTATGACTGGCCCGGCAACGTACGCGAACTGGTCCACATGGTCGAAGTGCTTGTGAGCCTATGCGATTCGGCCTACGTCAGGCTGGACGATTTTCCGCCTCATCTGCACAAGCTCTTGCAAGAGCGCTCCTCCCGATCGCCCGCGATCACTCCATCCCGAAGCCCTGCGTGCGACGCGGTTCCCGGTCCCGCAGTTGGATCGCCGGGAGCCGGTGCAAGGGAGCGAATGATGCAGGTCGAACGGGAACTCATCGAGGCGGCTTTGCGGGAGTCGGGGGGCAACAAGTCCTTGGCCGCCAAGCGATTGGGTGTCCACCGCTCGACGCTGTATGACAAGATAAAAAAATTAGGAATCTTGTGA
- the rnhA gene encoding ribonuclease HI encodes MSDETVILYTDGACSGNPGPGGWAAILQWNGHVKELSGGERETTNQRMELKAVIEGLKALKRPCDVIVHSDSAYVVNCFKQRWYVNWRKNGWINSKGEPVQNRDLWEQLLEAIDGHRVRFEKVKGHAGVKWNERCDELARSAIPR; translated from the coding sequence ATGAGCGACGAGACGGTGATTCTCTACACAGATGGAGCGTGTTCAGGCAACCCGGGGCCAGGCGGATGGGCGGCCATTCTGCAGTGGAATGGGCACGTCAAGGAGCTCTCGGGCGGCGAGCGCGAGACGACGAACCAGCGCATGGAGCTGAAGGCGGTGATCGAGGGGCTCAAGGCCCTGAAGCGGCCGTGCGACGTGATCGTCCATTCCGACTCGGCCTACGTGGTCAACTGCTTCAAGCAGCGTTGGTACGTGAATTGGCGCAAGAACGGGTGGATCAACAGCAAAGGGGAGCCGGTTCAGAATCGCGATCTGTGGGAGCAGCTGCTTGAGGCCATCGACGGCCACCGCGTCCGCTTCGAGAAGGTGAAGGGCCACGCTGGCGTGAAGTGGAACGAGCGATGCGACGAGCTGGCGCGGAGTGCGATCCCGCGGTGA
- the queG gene encoding tRNA epoxyqueuosine(34) reductase QueG — protein sequence MRRAGAECDPAVTGRDKLTLADIRPLAEEVGLPEIAATDASPFDDLARPLADYEARGRTGFEWADAAERMDPRFWLPEAKSILTAALPYLTEEGARRMREHPRSEICGQTSCYVYGEDYHRVLSDRLTALAGRIGNLVGREIRYRVAVDTSPLVDRRVAERSGLGWIGKNGMLFSPRYGSYVFLGALLIDVEIEDALHLPPAIGKHCGDCDLCMRACPTQAFVAPGELKATACLSYVTQMKGIIPRAYRKPLGRRVWGCDVCQQVCPLNRDRAHAEDPAFTPDAEAAYPDLVRLLGMSNRQFLRAYGRSAMAWRGVRTLQRNALVALGNLRRPEAVPIVARFLASDRVELRASAAWALGEIGGQDALRELRAAFASEQDPDVRKEMEDAIANAWGKACEGDEGRDETGSGYRDCDHPCRGDVAGR from the coding sequence ATGCGACGAGCTGGCGCGGAGTGCGATCCCGCGGTGACCGGTCGCGACAAGCTCACGCTCGCGGACATCCGGCCGTTGGCGGAAGAGGTGGGGCTTCCGGAAATCGCGGCGACCGACGCGTCTCCGTTTGACGATCTCGCCCGCCCACTCGCGGACTACGAGGCGCGCGGGCGCACGGGCTTCGAGTGGGCCGATGCGGCGGAGCGGATGGATCCGCGCTTTTGGCTGCCCGAGGCGAAGTCCATCCTGACGGCGGCGCTCCCTTATCTCACTGAAGAGGGCGCGCGGCGGATGCGGGAACACCCGCGATCCGAGATCTGCGGCCAAACCTCGTGTTACGTGTATGGCGAAGACTATCACCGCGTGCTCTCCGATCGCCTGACCGCGCTGGCGGGGCGCATCGGGAACCTCGTCGGGCGCGAGATCCGGTACCGGGTGGCGGTCGACACCTCTCCGCTCGTCGATCGCCGCGTCGCCGAGCGCAGCGGGCTTGGCTGGATCGGCAAAAACGGCATGCTGTTCAGCCCACGGTACGGATCGTACGTCTTCCTCGGGGCGCTGCTCATCGACGTCGAGATCGAAGACGCGTTGCACCTCCCCCCGGCCATCGGCAAGCACTGCGGCGACTGCGATCTCTGCATGCGTGCGTGCCCCACGCAGGCCTTCGTCGCGCCGGGCGAACTGAAGGCGACCGCCTGCTTGTCGTACGTGACGCAGATGAAGGGGATCATTCCTCGCGCTTATCGCAAACCGCTCGGTCGGCGCGTGTGGGGCTGCGACGTGTGCCAGCAGGTGTGCCCGCTGAATCGAGATCGTGCCCACGCTGAGGATCCCGCGTTCACCCCTGATGCCGAAGCCGCGTATCCCGATCTCGTCAGGCTGCTCGGGATGTCGAATCGCCAGTTCTTGCGCGCCTACGGCCGTTCGGCCATGGCGTGGCGAGGCGTGAGAACGTTGCAGCGGAATGCGCTCGTGGCCCTCGGCAATCTGCGCCGCCCGGAAGCCGTGCCGATCGTGGCGCGATTTTTGGCGTCGGATCGGGTGGAGTTGCGCGCAAGCGCCGCATGGGCGCTGGGCGAGATCGGCGGACAGGATGCGCTCCGCGAGCTTCGAGCTGCCTTCGCTTCGGAACAGGATCCGGACGTGCGGAAGGAGATGGAGGATGCCATCGCGAATGCCTGGGGCAAAGCCTGCGAAGGAGACGAGGGACGTGATGAGACGGGATCGGGCTATCGCGACTGTGACCACCCCTGTCGGGGAGATGTGGCTGGTCGCTGA
- a CDS encoding GerAB/ArcD/ProY family transporter, with translation MSQSGRRDAKVPAAEMTAMLIIFVSTNAFLTYPRYISFSAYEAAWMEPIFSGALTLALFYLVEWIMRRYFQNLDIVEIAKEVFGRFGAICIALVFALYFLCSTAAVMREFTENVVSTVLPSTPVLLVGAVFMFAVGYIAYAGLEGICRTAFIFLPILLVGLVGVNLMTVNWWRPYLLLPLWGTGPVRVIMGAMQYSSIFANVLLLTIIFPHVNNPRKMRRIGAVSIIVSTLLLVFLVVSYHMVFPAAETGKTSFALYRLARMIHMGPFFQRLESIFIFLWVTAATVRMAVTMWGSAYLLSKAFSWPTYRPAVPAIVLLSFSLGMWPQNWMDVIEFDGTYLLKWGWIVVFAIPVAVLLSGWAKRSRRRSRRVRHV, from the coding sequence ATGAGCCAGTCCGGCAGGAGGGACGCGAAGGTACCTGCGGCCGAGATGACGGCGATGCTGATCATCTTCGTCTCGACCAACGCCTTTCTCACGTATCCTCGCTACATCAGTTTCAGCGCGTATGAGGCCGCGTGGATGGAGCCCATCTTCTCCGGTGCGCTGACGCTGGCGCTGTTTTATTTGGTGGAATGGATCATGCGCAGGTACTTTCAAAACCTCGACATTGTCGAGATCGCGAAGGAAGTGTTCGGCCGGTTCGGGGCCATCTGCATCGCGCTCGTGTTTGCGCTGTATTTCCTTTGCTCCACTGCCGCAGTGATGAGGGAATTCACAGAAAATGTGGTAAGTACCGTGCTGCCGTCCACGCCAGTGTTGTTGGTTGGGGCAGTGTTCATGTTTGCGGTGGGGTACATCGCGTACGCCGGCCTTGAGGGCATTTGTCGCACGGCGTTCATTTTCTTGCCGATTCTGCTTGTCGGGCTGGTCGGCGTAAACCTGATGACGGTGAACTGGTGGCGCCCGTACCTGCTGCTTCCCCTGTGGGGCACGGGGCCGGTGCGCGTCATCATGGGCGCCATGCAGTACAGTTCCATCTTCGCCAATGTGCTGCTATTGACCATCATCTTCCCGCACGTCAACAACCCGCGCAAGATGCGTCGCATTGGCGCAGTGAGCATCATCGTGTCGACGCTGTTGCTGGTGTTTCTCGTCGTGTCGTATCACATGGTGTTTCCGGCGGCCGAGACCGGGAAGACGTCATTCGCGCTGTACCGCTTGGCTCGCATGATCCACATGGGTCCTTTCTTCCAACGCCTTGAGAGCATCTTTATCTTCCTGTGGGTCACGGCGGCCACCGTTCGCATGGCCGTCACCATGTGGGGCTCTGCCTACCTGTTGTCGAAGGCGTTCAGCTGGCCCACGTACCGGCCTGCCGTTCCCGCAATTGTGCTGCTCTCGTTTTCGCTCGGCATGTGGCCGCAGAACTGGATGGACGTGATCGAATTCGACGGCACGTATCTGCTCAAGTGGGGGTGGATTGTGGTCTTTGCCATTCCCGTGGCCGTTCTTCTGAGCGGCTGGGCCAAGCGATCTCGTCGACGGAGCAGGAGGGTGCGGCATGTTTAA
- a CDS encoding CoA-acylating methylmalonate-semialdehyde dehydrogenase, which translates to MHRTSSVSVAGHLRNWIGGAWRDAEASEYLDVFDPATAEVIAQVPLSTQQDVEMAVAAAAEAFREWSKTPVPRRARIFFRYQQLLVDHWDELARLIVRENGKSYKDAYGEVQRAIENVEFAASAPTLLMGEQLANIATSLDSGMYRYPLGVVAGITPFNFPMMVPCWMFPLAIVCGNTFVLKPSERTPLLAQRLAELLEEAGLPSGVLNIVHGAREVVQGLIEHPTVRAISFVGSQPVAAYVYREAAAHGKRVQALAGAKNHTIVMPDADLDEAIPQIISAAFGSAGERCMACSVVVAVGSIADRLVEGLKSAADQIRIGNGLDEDVLLGPVIRAEHRDRTLQYIDLGIQEGAVLVRDGRQDRVDANGYFVGPTIFDHVRPSMKIWQDEIFAPVLSVVRVGTLDEAIALANRSRFANGACIFTNSASAIRKFREEIDAGMLGVNIGVPAPMAFFPFSGWKDSFYGDLHANGKDGVAFYTRRKMITARV; encoded by the coding sequence ATGCATAGGACGTCGTCCGTGAGTGTAGCCGGGCACCTGCGCAATTGGATCGGCGGCGCGTGGCGAGACGCGGAAGCCAGCGAATACCTCGACGTCTTCGATCCGGCGACCGCGGAGGTCATCGCTCAGGTGCCGCTGTCGACACAACAAGACGTGGAAATGGCTGTGGCGGCGGCTGCGGAAGCGTTTCGGGAATGGAGCAAGACCCCTGTACCTCGCCGCGCGCGAATCTTCTTTCGCTATCAGCAACTGCTCGTCGATCATTGGGACGAACTCGCCCGACTGATCGTCCGCGAGAACGGCAAGAGCTACAAGGACGCCTACGGGGAGGTGCAGCGCGCGATCGAAAACGTCGAGTTTGCCGCGAGCGCGCCGACGCTCCTCATGGGAGAACAATTGGCCAATATCGCGACATCCTTGGACTCGGGCATGTACCGGTACCCACTTGGCGTGGTGGCAGGCATCACGCCGTTCAACTTTCCGATGATGGTCCCTTGCTGGATGTTTCCTCTGGCCATCGTCTGCGGGAACACGTTCGTGTTGAAGCCTTCCGAGCGGACGCCGCTTTTGGCCCAGCGGTTGGCCGAGCTGCTCGAGGAGGCGGGCCTGCCCTCCGGGGTCCTCAACATTGTGCACGGCGCCCGAGAGGTCGTTCAAGGCCTGATCGAACATCCGACGGTTCGCGCCATCTCGTTCGTCGGATCGCAGCCGGTGGCCGCGTACGTGTACCGCGAAGCGGCAGCCCACGGCAAGCGCGTGCAGGCGCTGGCAGGCGCCAAGAATCACACCATCGTGATGCCGGACGCGGATCTGGACGAAGCCATCCCCCAGATCATCTCGGCCGCGTTCGGCTCGGCGGGCGAGCGCTGCATGGCCTGTTCCGTCGTCGTGGCAGTAGGTTCCATCGCAGATCGCCTCGTCGAAGGCCTGAAGTCCGCTGCCGATCAGATCCGCATCGGCAACGGCCTAGACGAAGATGTCCTGCTTGGTCCCGTCATCCGGGCAGAACATCGAGATCGGACGTTGCAGTACATCGATCTCGGCATCCAGGAGGGCGCGGTCCTTGTGCGCGACGGACGCCAGGATCGCGTGGATGCAAACGGGTACTTCGTCGGACCCACGATTTTCGATCACGTCCGCCCTTCCATGAAGATCTGGCAAGACGAGATCTTTGCGCCCGTGCTGTCGGTCGTGCGGGTGGGCACGCTGGACGAGGCCATCGCGTTGGCCAACCGGTCCCGGTTTGCGAACGGAGCCTGCATCTTCACGAACAGCGCGTCCGCCATTCGCAAGTTCCGCGAGGAAATCGACGCAGGAATGCTTGGGGTCAACATCGGTGTTCCTGCTCCCATGGCGTTCTTCCCCTTCTCGGGGTGGAAGGATTCCTTCTACGGCGATCTGCACGCCAACGGCAAGGACGGCGTGGCGTTTTACACGCGCCGAAAGATGATCACGGCAAGAGTATGA
- a CDS encoding iron-containing alcohol dehydrogenase has product MFGEFKVPEAVYAGRGALQMLPQASSSLGKRALIVTDEVMERLGYVAQMQRMLAEAGVQADVFAEVNTEPTDVHVETGVRAFLQHGCDHLIALGGGSAIDAAKGISVMAVHEGYIGDYMGGRRTFDKAPYPVIAIPTTAGTGSEVTSVTVITNTKDDVKMMIRQPALLPKVAIVDPQLTVSSPPHVTASSGVDALCHAIEAFISRRSHPLTDALATDAAKKIVTYLERAYNDGQDLEAREGMAIAALEAGMAFTNSSVCLVHGMSRPIGALFHVPHGFANAMLLPTVLEFRLDDYAPRLALLARALNPELSGASDGEAAAWVVRRVKTLAERLQIPNLKTWGIERDAFERALDKMANDALASGSPANHPVVPSHEEIVQLYRQAYDATWDAAPMESLTK; this is encoded by the coding sequence GTGTTTGGAGAGTTCAAAGTCCCGGAGGCTGTGTACGCCGGGCGCGGGGCGCTGCAGATGCTGCCGCAGGCGTCGTCCAGCCTGGGAAAGCGGGCCCTCATCGTGACGGATGAGGTGATGGAACGGCTCGGCTACGTGGCACAGATGCAGAGGATGTTGGCCGAGGCGGGCGTTCAAGCCGACGTGTTCGCGGAGGTGAACACGGAGCCGACCGACGTGCACGTAGAGACCGGCGTGCGCGCGTTCTTGCAGCACGGCTGCGACCACCTCATCGCGCTCGGCGGGGGCAGCGCCATCGACGCCGCGAAGGGAATTTCCGTCATGGCGGTGCACGAGGGATACATCGGCGACTATATGGGCGGCCGCAGGACGTTCGACAAGGCGCCGTACCCCGTGATCGCGATCCCGACGACTGCCGGCACGGGATCCGAGGTCACCAGCGTAACGGTTATCACCAATACCAAGGACGACGTCAAGATGATGATCCGGCAACCCGCGCTATTGCCCAAGGTCGCGATCGTGGACCCCCAGCTCACCGTCTCGTCGCCTCCCCATGTCACCGCTTCGAGCGGCGTGGACGCGCTGTGCCACGCGATCGAGGCGTTTATCTCGAGAAGAAGCCATCCGCTGACGGACGCGCTGGCCACGGACGCTGCGAAGAAGATAGTGACCTACTTGGAGCGGGCGTACAACGACGGACAGGACCTGGAGGCGCGCGAGGGGATGGCGATCGCGGCGCTGGAAGCTGGCATGGCCTTCACGAATTCATCCGTGTGCCTCGTGCATGGCATGTCCCGCCCCATCGGCGCCTTGTTTCACGTACCACATGGTTTTGCCAACGCCATGCTCCTTCCGACTGTGCTGGAGTTCCGACTTGATGACTACGCGCCGAGGCTGGCGCTGCTCGCGCGGGCCCTGAATCCAGAACTGTCCGGTGCGTCGGACGGCGAAGCCGCGGCGTGGGTCGTGAGGCGAGTGAAAACGCTTGCCGAGAGGCTCCAGATCCCAAATCTCAAGACTTGGGGAATTGAAAGGGATGCCTTCGAGCGCGCGCTGGATAAGATGGCGAACGATGCCCTCGCGAGTGGCAGCCCAGCGAACCACCCGGTCGTGCCCTCGCACGAGGAGATCGTCCAGCTGTACCGGCAGGCCTATGACGCCACGTGGGATGCAGCGCCGATGGAATCGCTTACAAAATGA
- a CDS encoding methylated-DNA--[protein]-cysteine S-methyltransferase, producing the protein MAAGWARLESPPVQDEARACASPEALAVAERAVEELTLYFAGRLQTFTVPLVLRGTPFQMAVWESLRAIPFGARVSYRDIAMAIGRPRAVRAVGQANRANPLPVFIPCHRVVGADGRLVGYAGDAVDLKSWLLDHELRVLQAQAVV; encoded by the coding sequence GTGGCGGCGGGTTGGGCGAGGCTCGAGTCGCCGCCTGTGCAGGATGAAGCGCGCGCGTGCGCAAGCCCCGAAGCGCTGGCCGTCGCCGAGCGCGCTGTGGAAGAACTCACGCTTTACTTTGCTGGGCGATTGCAGACGTTCACTGTGCCGCTCGTCCTCCGAGGAACTCCGTTTCAAATGGCGGTATGGGAGTCGCTCCGCGCCATTCCGTTCGGCGCGCGGGTCTCGTATCGAGATATCGCGATGGCCATCGGCCGCCCGCGGGCGGTTCGCGCCGTGGGGCAGGCAAACCGCGCGAATCCGCTGCCCGTCTTCATCCCGTGTCACCGCGTGGTGGGCGCTGATGGGCGCCTGGTTGGGTACGCGGGAGATGCCGTGGATCTCAAGTCGTGGCTGCTCGATCACGAGCTGCGCGTGCTTCAGGCGCAAGCGGTGGTGTGA